Proteins encoded in a region of the Ruegeria sp. AD91A genome:
- a CDS encoding rcc01693 family protein: protein MSGFDWPALMRAGFLGLRLTPDQFWRLTPAELRLMLGQGSGVSAMNRAGLDALLAAYPDKTQGERDDRS from the coding sequence ATGAGCGGGTTCGACTGGCCTGCCCTGATGAGGGCCGGATTTTTGGGGCTGCGACTGACGCCGGATCAATTCTGGCGTCTGACCCCGGCAGAGCTGCGGCTGATGCTGGGGCAGGGGTCCGGCGTGTCCGCAATGAACCGGGCGGGGTTGGATGCTTTGCTGGCGGCTTATCCGGACAAGACACAAGGAGAGCGTGATGACAGATCGTGA
- a CDS encoding phage tail tape measure protein yields MTDRDGFDDLQERGEALGDSLGDAATMAAAFDSQMKRISAAFEETGKDVATLERGMSSGLRKAFDGVVLDGMSLSGALDVLKNSLIQTAYAAAIKPVTDHFGGMLANTVGGLVKGILPFADGGSFSQGRVMPFANGGVVSGPTTFPMRGGTGLMGEAGPEAIMPLTRGADGKLGVRTQGAGRAVNVVMNISTPDVQGFRRSQGQIAAQMSRALGRGNRNR; encoded by the coding sequence ATGACAGATCGTGACGGGTTTGATGACCTGCAAGAACGTGGAGAAGCGCTGGGCGATTCCCTCGGCGATGCTGCGACTATGGCGGCGGCGTTTGACAGCCAGATGAAGCGCATCAGTGCCGCATTTGAAGAGACCGGCAAGGATGTCGCCACGCTGGAGCGTGGCATGTCCAGCGGATTGCGCAAGGCCTTCGATGGTGTCGTTCTGGATGGGATGAGTCTTTCCGGCGCGCTGGATGTCCTGAAGAACTCCTTGATCCAAACGGCTTATGCGGCTGCGATCAAGCCGGTGACGGATCACTTTGGCGGAATGCTAGCCAACACGGTTGGCGGGTTGGTGAAGGGAATTCTGCCTTTTGCTGATGGCGGCAGCTTCAGCCAGGGCCGGGTGATGCCCTTCGCCAATGGTGGTGTGGTCAGCGGCCCGACAACGTTTCCCATGCGCGGCGGCACCGGGCTGATGGGAGAAGCCGGGCCTGAGGCGATCATGCCGCTGACGCGTGGGGCCGATGGCAAGCTGGGCGTGCGGACGCAGGGTGCTGGGCGTGCTGTGAATGTGGTGATGAACATTTCAACACCGGACGTTCAAGGGTTCCGCCGGTCTCAGGGGCAGATAGCGGCCCAGATGAGCCGCGCGCTGGGGCGTGGCAATCGCAATAGATAA
- a CDS encoding DUF2460 domain-containing protein, with product MNFHEVRFPASLSFGSVGGPERRTDIVTLANGFEERNTPWAHSRRRYDAGLGMRSLDDIETLISFFEARQGQMFGFRWKDWSDFKSGKATVDTSFGDQVIAKGDGTRTEFQLIKTYHSGGVSYARPIVKPVLGTVRLGLDQDEVREGVDFDVELTTGKVTFADPPPEEIDITAGFEFDVPVRFDTDKIQTSVASFQAGDVPNVPVVEVRI from the coding sequence ATGAATTTCCACGAGGTGAGATTTCCCGCCAGTCTAAGCTTTGGCTCGGTCGGCGGCCCGGAACGGCGGACGGACATTGTGACGTTGGCCAATGGCTTTGAAGAGCGCAACACGCCCTGGGCCCATTCGCGCCGCCGATATGATGCGGGGTTGGGGATGCGTTCGCTGGACGATATCGAGACGCTGATTTCGTTCTTCGAAGCACGACAGGGTCAGATGTTCGGCTTTCGCTGGAAAGACTGGTCGGATTTCAAATCCGGCAAGGCCACGGTGGACACCAGTTTCGGAGATCAGGTGATCGCCAAAGGCGACGGTACACGCACCGAGTTTCAGTTGATCAAGACCTACCATTCGGGCGGGGTCAGCTATGCGCGCCCTATCGTAAAGCCGGTATTGGGTACAGTGCGTCTGGGTCTGGATCAGGATGAGGTCCGCGAGGGCGTGGATTTTGATGTTGAACTGACGACGGGCAAGGTCACGTTTGCGGACCCGCCGCCGGAAGAGATCGATATCACCGCGGGTTTTGAGTTTGATGTGCCGGTGCGCTTTGACACCGACAAAATCCAGACCAGTGTCGCCAGTTTTCAGGCCGGTGATGTACCGAACGTTCCCGTGGTCGAGGTGCGCATCTGA
- a CDS encoding DUF2163 domain-containing protein, which produces MAQDIQGLHTHLQSGMTTVCRCWAIKRKDGQEYGFTDHDMELSFDGLTFKASTGLTAAAIEQATGLSIDNTEAMGALSDAAIRDEDIEAGRFDGAEVRAWLVNWADLDQRVLQFRGSIGELRRSGGAFHAELRGLTDLLNRPLGRVYQKPCTAVLGDRACRFNTDTPGYWFEGVISGFDGGTLLHVAGGQTIEEGWFERGRVDVVSGSAKGLWSSIKNDRQTATGREITLWSGFGASLAIGDSVKLRAGCDKRMETCQFKFDNFLNFQGFPDLPGEDWVMAVPKKSKANSGGSIR; this is translated from the coding sequence ATGGCTCAAGATATACAGGGCCTGCACACGCATTTGCAGAGCGGGATGACAACGGTCTGCCGTTGTTGGGCGATCAAACGCAAGGACGGTCAGGAATACGGTTTTACCGACCACGACATGGAGCTGAGTTTTGACGGGTTGACCTTCAAGGCCAGTACCGGCCTGACGGCCGCTGCCATCGAGCAGGCCACGGGCCTGTCCATCGACAACACGGAAGCAATGGGCGCTCTGTCTGACGCGGCCATTCGCGACGAGGATATCGAGGCAGGACGTTTTGACGGGGCCGAGGTGCGCGCCTGGTTGGTCAACTGGGCCGATCTGGATCAGCGCGTCCTTCAGTTCCGTGGTTCAATTGGTGAGTTGCGCCGCTCTGGCGGCGCTTTCCATGCGGAATTGCGTGGCCTGACCGACTTGCTGAACCGCCCCTTGGGGCGTGTTTACCAGAAGCCCTGCACGGCTGTGTTGGGGGATCGGGCCTGCCGGTTCAACACCGACACACCGGGCTATTGGTTCGAAGGTGTGATCTCGGGTTTCGATGGCGGCACCCTTCTGCATGTTGCAGGGGGTCAAACCATTGAAGAAGGCTGGTTCGAACGGGGTCGCGTTGATGTTGTTTCCGGTTCTGCCAAGGGGCTGTGGTCGTCGATCAAGAACGACAGGCAGACTGCAACAGGGCGAGAGATCACACTTTGGTCCGGATTCGGGGCAAGCCTGGCGATTGGCGACAGTGTTAAACTGCGGGCAGGATGCGACAAGCGCATGGAAACCTGCCAGTTCAAGTTCGACAACTTTCTGAATTTTCAAGGGTTCCCAGATCTTCCGGGCGAAGACTGGGTCATGGCTGTTCCCAAGAAAAGCAAAGCCAATAGCGGAGGCAGCATACGGTGA
- a CDS encoding NlpC/P60 family protein has protein sequence MTTCREDIVAEARNWLGTPYVHQASFKGAGADCLGLLRGVWRAVIGQEPESVPAYSMDWSEPQGEERMWVAARRHLVEKPIGKMASGDVLLFRMRDTSVAKHLGIVCTTQPEPRFIHAYSGHGVVENALSRPWYRRIVSCFEFPMEMY, from the coding sequence GTGACGACGTGTAGAGAGGATATTGTGGCCGAGGCGCGCAATTGGCTTGGAACGCCCTATGTGCATCAGGCCTCGTTCAAGGGTGCCGGTGCGGATTGTCTGGGCCTGTTGCGGGGCGTTTGGCGCGCTGTGATCGGGCAGGAACCTGAATCTGTTCCGGCATACAGCATGGACTGGTCCGAGCCGCAGGGTGAGGAACGTATGTGGGTGGCTGCCAGGCGGCATCTGGTCGAAAAACCAATAGGCAAGATGGCTTCGGGGGACGTTCTGTTGTTTCGGATGCGCGACACAAGCGTCGCCAAGCATTTGGGCATCGTTTGTACCACGCAACCCGAGCCCCGCTTTATTCACGCGTATTCCGGCCATGGCGTGGTGGAAAACGCACTGAGCAGGCCTTGGTACCGCCGTATCGTTTCCTGTTTCGAATTCCCGATGGAGATGTATTGA